In Deinococcus irradiatisoli, the genomic stretch AGGCCCGGGTGGTGACCAAGGGCAAGCTGCTCTACGTCAAGGGCAACGTCAAGCTGACCCAGGGAACCAGCACCACCACCGGCAACGCGGTGTACTACGACGACAAGAAGAACGTGGCCTACGTGGTCGGCAATGCGGTGAGCACCGACAGCAAGACCGGTACCAAGGTCACGGCGCTCAAAAACGGCTACCTGGAGCAGCGCACCGACCTGGGCCGGGTGCGGGCGCTGAGCAAGCCGTTCAACATTCCCACCGAGCGCTTCTTGCTGACCGGAGAAAAGCCCTAAGTGCAGCGGCGAGGACCAGCGTTTTGGTCTAGAGTGACGGCGTGAAGGTCAAGCGCTGGACTCTGCTGGGCAGCCTGCTGCTGGGCCTGGCCCTGGCGCAGCAGGCGCCGGTGCCGGCCACTCCGCCCACGTCGGAAGTGTCCCCGGCAGACCCCGCACCCACCTTGCCGGACCCCTCCGGGGGCGCGGCCGACGACACGGACAGCGACACGGACACGCCCGATTCCGACGAAGCAATACCCTCATCGGACGATGCTGCTGCGGACGAGGAGGGCGCCAACGTCACGCTGACCCGCAAGGCCAAGGACGGCAAGGAGCGCGTCATCAAGATCGTGCGCACCGGCCTGACCGACGACACCGGCATCTTCGCTTCCTGCACGCCGCAAGACAGCGACCCGGCCGGCAGCCCGACCCTCTCGGTGTTCTCGGAAACCGGGCCGGGCGGCATTCAGGTGACGGTGGACAAAAACCTGATCCGCGCGCCGCTGGCGATCGTGACCCAGCAGGAAAGCGGCGACGGGCACATCGAGATGAGCGCCGGCACCGCCCGCTTTCTCGACGAGCCGCCGGAAGGCCAGACCGACCGCCTCAGCCGCTGCGCGGTGGAAGCCAAGCCCCAGCCGGCGCCCGACACGGTGTTCGTCAAGCAGGGCCGCACCGACCTGAAAGGCAAGACGCTCACCTACGACGAGTCCGACGGGGTGGCGCGCATCGACGGCCCGATCACCTTCGAGCGCTCGGCGGAAGCCGGCAAGCCCGACAGCGATAAACTGAGCGGCACCAGCGAGCGCATCGAAGTGAACGTGGACAACGAAACCACCACCCTGGTAGGCCAGGTGGTGCTCAAAAACGGCGCCCGCACCAGCACCGCCGCGCGGGTGGATTACGACGACGCGGCCAACGTGGCGGTGCTGCGCGGCGAGGCCGGCAAACCGGCCGAGTCGGTGGACGGCAAGGACGTGATCCGCGCGCCGGTGCTGCGCTACAACCTCGACCTCAACACCGTGATCGCGCTGCGCTCGGAAGACACGCCGATCACCGGCGAGTTCGACGACGGCGACCCGGCGCCCGCCGCCGGTTCTTCTCCGGTTCCGGCCGCGCCGCCCACGCCCTGAAGCGGACGCTGAGCTAGCATAGGCGCCATGCGCCCCCTGCCTTTGCTGCTGCCGCTTCTGCTTCTCAGTGCCTGCTCGACCATGCCCACGCCCGACGCCCCCGATCCGCAGAAGGAAACGCGCGGCAGCGTGCCGAACTGGTCTGGCGGCGCCGGAACCGTCAAGCTGGTGGTGGAGGACCAGACCCTCAGTTCGGCCCCGATCAGCGCGGCCGGCAAGTTCACCCTGCCGCTGCCGACCGCTTCGGTCCTGACCGGTCTGGGCGTCCGGGCCGCCGACTACCCGGCGTTCGCCGAGGGCTGCACCCGCGACGTGCAGGTCAGCGCGTCGGAGGTCCGGCTGGTGGTGGTGCCGAGCCTGGACGTGCAGACGGCCCAGGGCGGCGTGCAAACGCTCTCGCGCTTCGAGCAGAGCCACGATGCGGTGCTCGACGCCAGCAACAGCACCCAGGACCTGCTCGTGTACGCTTCGGGCGAGACGCAGATCTACGGCGACGTGAGCTGCGCGGCCACGCAGAAACGGGCCAGCTACAGCCTGCTGCTGCGCCTCAACCCGGGCTGGAACACCGTGCGCCTGACCCAGAGCTTGCTGAACAGCACGTCCGGCGGGCTGCGCGCCGTGACCCAGTTCGTCAGCTTGCCGATCAATGTGAACACCACCTGGACGGTCGGCAGCCTGCACCCGCTCTCGCGCTGAGTTGTAAGTCGGCGGGGGATAGGCAGAGCAACGCAAATCTGTTATGTTATTTGCGTAGTGATGTGAACCATCCCCACTCCAAGGAGCGTGCTATGTCCATTCAGATTCATCTCGTGGGGCCGCTGGGCACCAGCATCAGCGTCGAAGTGCAGGAAGAGCGCGAGATTTTCCCGGCGCTGCGCAAGTACGGCAAGTCCGGCTGGAGCAGCGGCGAACTGCCGCCCGGCGGCGTGAGCCTGCCGCTTGCGATGGCCGACATCTTCGACTGGAACCTGATCGGCGCCCGGCCCTACACCAACGCCGAGGGCGAGGCCTGCGTGATGTACCGCGGGCAGAGTTACAAGCGCCGCGAACTCGACGAGGTCGACACCAAGAAGATCAAGCTGCCCAAGATCGTCAAGTACTCGCGCGGCGCCCGCCCCACCGACCTGCCGCACCTCAAGGAAGGCGAGGAAGGCGGCGTGCAGTACGTCACCCTGATCTCGTTCCGGGGCGGCGGCAAGGTGCTCGACGCCTACGTGGACCCGGCCAAGCTGGCCCAGCACCAGGCGGGCTGAGCCGGGTCCAGGCTGACCTACGCCAGTGCCGAGAGCAAAAAGGCGTAGATGTCGGCCTTTTCCTCGATGACCAGCCGGGTGGGTTTGCCGGCCCCGTGTCCGGCACGGGTCTGCACCCTGAGCAGCACCGGCGCGCCGCCCTGCTGCACGTGTTGCAACTCGGCGGCGAATTTGTAGCTGTGGGCCGGCACCACCCGGTCGTCGTGGTCGCCGGTGGTAAGCAGGGTCGCCGGGTAGGCCCGCTGCGTCAGGTTGTGCAGCGGGCTGTAGGCGCGCAGGGTGGCAAAACCTTCCGGCGTGTCGCTGCTGCCGTAGTCGCTGACCCAGGCCCAGCCGATGGTGAAGTGCTGGAACCTCAGCATGTCCATCACGCCGACGTGCGCCACCGCCGCGCCGATGAGTTCGGGATGCTGGGTCAGGGTCGCGCCGACGAGCAGGCCGCCGTTGCTGCCGCCCTCGATGCCGAGGTGCTGCGGGCTGGTGTAGCCGCGCTCCGCGAGGTGCCGGGCGCAGGCGGCAAAGTCGTCGAAGACGTTTTGTTTGCGCTCGTGGGTGCCGGCCTGGTGCCAGGCCTCGCCGTACTCGCCGCCGCCGCGCAGGTTGGCGACCGCCAGGACGCCGCCGGCTTCCAGCCAGGCCAGCCGCGAGATTTCGAAGCTGGGTGTCAGCGGAATGTCGAAGCCGCCGTAGCCGTAGAGCAGCGTCGGGTGTGAGCCGTCCAGCGCCAAATCGCGCCGACCCACGATGAACAGCGGCACCCGCGTGCCGTCCTGGCTCTCGGCGAACTCCTGCCTGACCTCGTAGCCGCTGAGGTCCACGCCGAGGTCGGGCGTCCACAGCAC encodes the following:
- a CDS encoding single-stranded DNA-binding protein, whose protein sequence is MSIQIHLVGPLGTSISVEVQEEREIFPALRKYGKSGWSSGELPPGGVSLPLAMADIFDWNLIGARPYTNAEGEACVMYRGQSYKRRELDEVDTKKIKLPKIVKYSRGARPTDLPHLKEGEEGGVQYVTLISFRGGGKVLDAYVDPAKLAQHQAG
- a CDS encoding LptA/OstA family protein; the encoded protein is MKVKRWTLLGSLLLGLALAQQAPVPATPPTSEVSPADPAPTLPDPSGGAADDTDSDTDTPDSDEAIPSSDDAAADEEGANVTLTRKAKDGKERVIKIVRTGLTDDTGIFASCTPQDSDPAGSPTLSVFSETGPGGIQVTVDKNLIRAPLAIVTQQESGDGHIEMSAGTARFLDEPPEGQTDRLSRCAVEAKPQPAPDTVFVKQGRTDLKGKTLTYDESDGVARIDGPITFERSAEAGKPDSDKLSGTSERIEVNVDNETTTLVGQVVLKNGARTSTAARVDYDDAANVAVLRGEAGKPAESVDGKDVIRAPVLRYNLDLNTVIALRSEDTPITGEFDDGDPAPAAGSSPVPAAPPTP